CCGCCTCAGTGCCGAAGTGGGGCAATCCCGGTGGCGAGCGTTAAGTGATGAGGAGCAAAAAAAACTTGGATCACCAGATCACTGGCTCAACAACCTGCAGCAACTTGGCTCCGCTGTGGCAAGCCTGGGGGAAGGCCTGACCGGGATCGTCAAACAACTGAAACCGGCCGGAAAATCAGGAGTCACCTCAAAAAAATGGGTTCGACCCGAGCTGGAACCCTCCAACGCTGCTGAAGCTGAACCTGGGCCCAGCTCCTCCTCTGAGGCCCCAGCCGAAGAAACACCTGAAACCACACCGGCCACAAGCGCACCAGAGAGTGAAGGCGAAGCCCGATAATTCTTTAATCAGACCAGAGAGCCTGTGAATAAAGAAACACGCGGTGCCGCTGAGGAACGTCCCTCTTACAAAAACACCCTCAACTTGCTGCAAACCAGTTTTGGGATGCGTGCCAATGCCGTCACCCGGGAGCCTGAACTTCAGAGCTTTTGGGCGGAACACGGGATTGATTTCAAGCTTGGCGTAACCAACAAAGGGCCGACCTTCACCCTCCACGACGGGCCTCCCTATGCCAATGGCGCCTTACACATGGGCCACGCTCTTAACAAGGTGCTCAAAGACATCGTCAACAAGCACCAAATTTTGAAGGGGCGCCGGGTTCGGTTTGTCCCAGGTTGGGACTGCCATGGCCTACCCATCGAACTGAAAGTGCTGCAGTCGATGGATCAGGAGCAACGACAGGCGCTGACTCCAATCAAGCTGCGCAAAAAGGCTGCTGCTTACGCCCGAAAGCAAGTGGAGGGGCAAATGAAAGGCTTCCAGCGCTGGGGGATCTGGGCCGACTGGGATCAGCCGTACCTCAGCCTGCAAAAGGACTACGAAGCCGCTCAGATCCGGGTCTTCGGCGACATGGTTTTGAAGGGACATATTTATCGCGGCTTGAA
The DNA window shown above is from Synechococcus sp. CC9902 and carries:
- a CDS encoding Ycf66 family protein; its protein translation is MLATLSGDICLLFGLALLLLPLLAVELSRPRDGVWGAVVLILGLVLVTSSDRMRGAPMLAVLCGSLLISRLSAEVGQSRWRALSDEEQKKLGSPDHWLNNLQQLGSAVASLGEGLTGIVKQLKPAGKSGVTSKKWVRPELEPSNAAEAEPGPSSSSEAPAEETPETTPATSAPESEGEAR